Proteins found in one Lycium ferocissimum isolate CSIRO_LF1 chromosome 6, AGI_CSIRO_Lferr_CH_V1, whole genome shotgun sequence genomic segment:
- the LOC132060867 gene encoding uncharacterized protein LOC132060867, with amino-acid sequence MNELTKIDHRVQPYLFNVGYERWSRVFCRMKRTIFITSNIAESMNSTNKFARELPVRRLLEFLTKLMTQWTYENRKRATKSTELGKMYNKKFKKNMIASQNMTAIPSTDQLYTVVEGKRINIVDLGEGTCSCKRFQMNKLPCHMLGQL; translated from the exons ATGAACGAATTGACTAAAATTGATCACCGAGTGCAACCTTACTTGTTCAATGTTGGGTATGAACGGTGGTCTAGAGTATTCTGTAGAATGAAAAGGACAATTTTCATAACCTCCAATATAGCTGAGTCAATGAATTCGACAAACAAATTTGCCAGAGAGCTTCCAGTAAGACGCTTGCTGGAGTTTTTGACAAAGTTGATGACACAATGGACCTACGAAAATAGGAAACGTGCAACGAAGTCTACAGAGCTTGGAAAAATGTACAAcaagaagttcaagaaaaatatgATTGCATCACAGAACATGACG GCAATACCTTCTACGGACCAGTTGTATACAGTGGTTGAAGGCAAAAGGATAAACATAGTGGATCTCGGAGAGGGAACATGCAGTTGTAAGAGATTTCAAATGAACAAATTGCCATGTCACATGCTTGGGCAGTTATAA
- the LOC132061476 gene encoding uncharacterized protein LOC132061476, with the protein MSILIFHWKKMCLRLTIIILTLHSQFIHRSSSLVRDANSSASPNDLKTEISELRLEVGELTKKVVVLNNYVVSSFEKLFNLFDSKATKKKEDGVPVSEKHQSVDDDDTYDHDGYQHFDDHDFVANVPEGNMPAEETKSHVKENEGVIGGEAN; encoded by the exons ATGTCAATTTTGATCTTCCATTGGAAGAAGATGTGCCTACGTTTGACAATAATCATCCTAACGTTGCATTCCCAGTTCATCCACAGAAGCAGCAGCCTCGTCCGAGATGCAAATAGTTCTGCGAGCCCTAATGATTTGAAGACTGAAATTAGTGAGTTGAGGCTTGAAGTCGGAGAG CTTACCAAAAAAGTTGTGGTACTCAACAATTACGTGGTTTCTTCCTTTGAAAAACTCTTCAACTTGTTTGATTCCAAGGCAACCAAGAAAAAAGAGGATGGCGTTCCTGTTTCTGAG AAACATCAaagtgttgatgatgatgatacataTGACCACGACGGGTATCAGCATTTCGATGATCATGACTTTGTCGCGAATGTTCCTGAAGGAAATATGCCTGCTGAGGAAACTAAGTCACATGTCAAGGAAAATGAGGGAGTTATTGGTGGTGAGGCAAACTAA
- the LOC132060868 gene encoding E3 ubiquitin-protein ligase RHA2A — translation MGLQNQLTDVSSESIPILLVTLLANCLTNLRSLIFTFLQFLGLSSFQLNPIQIETDTLYDAVGSGLTGLVMLAEQLNINRVFSYTFDDQDDEAAGSSCVVCLNRLGDGEHVRKLVCKHVFHKECFDGWLDTFNFNCPICRSSLVSDERVVLTRRRVAWEVLDWFSLR, via the coding sequence ATGGGATTACAAAATCAATTAACTGATGTTTCTAGTGAATCAATCCCTATTTTACTAGTAACCCTTCTTGCTAATTGCTTAACCAATCTCCGTTCACTTATTTTCACTTTCCTTCAGTTCCTTGGTTTATCGTCTTTTCAATTAAATCCGATACAAATTGAAACTGACACTTTATACGACGCTGTTGGGTCCGGTTTAACTGGACTTGTTATGTTAGCCGAGCAACTTAATATAAACCGTGTTTTTTCTTACACATTTGATGATCAAGATGATGAAGCTGCTGGTTCAAGTTGTGTTGTTTGTTTGAATAGATTGGGTGATGGTGAACATGTTAGGAAATTGGTTTGTAAACATGTTTTTCATAAAGAGTGTTTTGATGGTTGGTTAGATACGTTTAATTTTAATTGCCCGATTTGTCGGTCTTCTTTGGTTTCTGATGAGCGCGTGGTGCTAACTCGCCGGCGAGTTGCGTGGGAGGTTCTTGATTGGTTCTCCTTGAGATGA